A single region of the Sorghum bicolor cultivar BTx623 chromosome 9, Sorghum_bicolor_NCBIv3, whole genome shotgun sequence genome encodes:
- the LOC8085083 gene encoding probable membrane-associated kinase regulator 1: MGRTRGSKSAGGVRSFPSPASSSSASSSEFEFTVTLSPASKQRSAEQLCPADELFYKGQLLPLQLSPRISMVRTLLLSSASTSSASASDSTSTSNSSRDSNGSTSSSFSADCAALLLPDSAASSSRPSSATEDDRHLHPHPLSAAAAFAGLPPASKRTGKQYLSSFATRFSSVFHRGGAPAAAKKQPSKSLAKEVIKKYAKKVKPLYEKLSQIPKNQNNVNVGVGGANNQPQQGFKKPFTFSIRKKRGDDDHAVAAAAAVEAEVVGGGKYAHSNSFSGNLRFPRQKRAAASCPSSMRSSPSHSGLLTFGGAGGVGFPDVPAAAAAAVASGIGVGPPVSLSTASSMEELQSAIEGAIAHCKNTMGGAVSLCPRKAAAAAAVADEICAF, from the coding sequence ATGGGCAGGACGAGAGGCAGCAAGAGCGCCGGCGGCGTGAGGTCGTTCCCGTCGCCGGCGTCGTCGTCCTCGGCGTCGTCGTCGGAGTTCGAGTTCACGGTCACGCTGTCGCCGGCGTCCAAGCAGCGGTCGGCGGAGCAGCTGTGCCCGGCGGACGAGCTCTTCTACAAGGGCCAGCTCCTGCCGCTGCAGCTGTCGCCGCGCATCTCCATGGTGCGCACGCTGCTGCTGTCGTCGGCGTCCACGTCCTCCGCCTCCGCGTCCGACTCCACCTCCACGTCCAACTCCTCCCGCGACTCCAACGGCAGCACGTCGTCGTCCTTCTCCGCGGACTGCGCCGCGCTGCTGCTCCCGGACTCCGCGGCCTCGTCGTCTCGCCCCAGCTCCGCCACCGAGGATGACCGCCACCTGCACCCACACCCGCtgtcggccgccgccgccttcgcGGGGCTGCCACCCGCCAGCAAGCGCACCGGGAAGCAGTACCTCTCGTCCTTCGCCACCCGCTTCTCCTCCGTCTTCCACCGTGGCGGCGCTCCGGCCGCGGCGAAGAAGCAGCCGTCCAAGTCGCTCGCCAAGGAGGTGATCAAGAAGTACGCCAAGAAGGTGAAACCGCTCTACGAGAAGCTCTCTCAGATCCCCAAGAACCAGAACAACGTCAACGTCGGCGTCGGTGGCGCCAACAACCAACCGCAGCAGGGGTTCAAGAAGCCGTTCACTTTCTCCATCCGCAAGAAGAGAGGCGACGACGACCACGCCGTCGCGGCTGCGGCAGCGGTGGAGGCAGAGGTTGTTGGCGGCGGCAAGTACGCGCACTCCAACTCCTTCTCCGGGAACCTCCGGTTCCCGCGCCAGAAGCGGGCCGCGGCGAGCTGCCCGTCATCGATGCGGTCGTCGCCGAGCCACTCGGGTCTGCTCACCTTCGGCGGGGCCGGCGGCGTCGGCTTCCCCGACGTGCCGGCAGCGGCGGCTGCGGCCGTTGCGAGCGGCATTGGCGTCGGTCCGCCCGTGTCGCTGTCCACGGCATCGTCCATGGAGGAGCTCCAGAGCGCTATCGAGGGCGCCATCGCGCACTGCAAGAACACGATGGGCGGCGCCGTGTCGTTGTGCCCGcgcaaggcggcggcggcggcggcggtcgccGATGAGATCTGCGCCTTCTGA